A segment of the Agromyces sp. H17E-10 genome:
GGCCGAGCTCGTCGATCAGTTCTTGGACGATGCCTTCGTACACGGGCTACGCACGCTCCCCGAACCCGCGACCGGGCACTTCGATCTCTTCGAGGAAGGTCGCGCCGAGCACCTCGCGCACGACCGCCTCGCCGTACCGCTGGATGCCGCCGTCGGTGGTCGACGCGGCCGGTCGCGGTCGGCTCGGCGCCGACGCGCGTGCCGCGACGGCGGGCTCGGCCGACGCCGAACGCGGGGCGACGGGCGGCGCGGAGTCGAACGACTCGGGCTCAGGGCCCGGGTCGAATGGCGGCTCGTCGTCGGCGGGCGGCGCATCAGCGTCGTCGGGCACGTAGTCGGGCACGTCGCCCGCAGCGACCGGACGGGCAGCGGCGGAGACGGCCGTCGCCGTCTGCCGTGTCGTCTGCTCGGCAGGCGTGGATTCGGGCCGCTCGGCGAGCGCCGTCGCGGTTCGGGCGGTCGGCGTGACGGAGGCTGCGTCGGTGTCGCCTTCGGGATCGCGGGGAATGGCGACGGTCGCCCAGGAATCGACGGGACCCGACGGTGCCGACGCCCCGGCGCTCGTCGTGCTCGGCGCCAGGTCCGCCGCCGAAGTCGACTCCGACGCCGAGGTGCCTGACCGGGTCGCCCCCGTGGCGCCGGCTGCGGTCGCCGGTGCGGCGACGGGAGTCGTGCCGGCGTCTCCGGCCGGACGCGAGGGCGGCGCCGACGGCGTCTCGGGCCGAGCTGCACCACCCGGCCCGCCGCCGCCGATCACCCGAGGGATGAACTTGACCGTCACGCCGAGCACCTCGTCGATCGCCGCACGAAGCAGCTCCGCCGAGTTCTGCGATCCGGTGCCGCTGCGCAAGCCCTCGACGTCACCGGCGCTCGTGAAGCCGAGCACGAGGACTGCCTCGTCGGTACGGTACTCGAGCACCTGCGCGGTCAGCGCGGCCATCCACGCGGTGCGCTTCTTGCGCTGGAGGACGTTGAGCACCTCGGGCCAGGCGTCGCGCATCTGCTGCACGGTGATCGGCCCGCTCGGCCGCGTGAACGCCGGCGCCGTCGGAGAGGCGTCCGCCGTCGCACGCGCGGTCGGCGGTTCGGCGGCAGCGGCCGATGCCTCGGCAGCGGCAGGTGCCTCGGGAGCCGCGGGTCGCTCGGCGGCCGCGCGCTGCTCGGGCATGGCGGCCTCGAGCACCTCCGCCACGCGGGCGGGTTCGGCCATCGGCTCCGCGCCACGCGACGGACGTGCCGGCTCCGCCGCAACGCTCGCCGCGGCGGGTCGAGCGGGCGAATCGGCCCGACGTGCGCTCTGATCGACCGTCTCGGTCGCGGCCGCGGGACTCGCTGCCGCTCCCCCGGCGCCGACCTGGCGCTCAAGCCGCTCGACGCGTGCGAGTGCCCCGCGCGCGGTGTCGTCGCTCGCGGGCACGAGCACGCGGGCGAGCATGAGTTCGAGGTGCAGGCGCGGCGAGGTCGCCCCCGTCATCTCGGTGAGCGTCTGGCTGACGAGGTCGGCGACGCGCGACAGCTCGGCGGGGCCGAACGCCCGCGCCTGCACGGCCATGCGGGCGAGCTCGTCTTCGGGCACCCCGCGCAGCACCGCGGCGGCGGCCTCGGGCGTCGACGCCGCCACGACGATCAGGTCGCGCAGGCGCTCGAGCAGGTCCTCGACGAAGCGCCGCGGATCCTGCCCGGTCTGCACCACGCGGTCGGCCGCCGCGAACGCACCGGCGGCGTCGTGCGAGCCGATCGCGTCGATCACCTCGTCGAGCAGGGCGCCG
Coding sequences within it:
- a CDS encoding DNA polymerase III subunit gamma and tau — translated: MVTALYRRYRPETFAEMIGQSQVTEPLMTALRTDRVNHAYLFSGPRGCGKTTSARILARCLNCAEGPTDAPCGVCPSCIELSRGGGGSLDVVEIDAASHGGVDDARDLRERAIFAPARDRYKIFIIDEAHMVTSGGFNALLKIVEEPPEHVKFIFATTEPDKVLGTIRSRTHHYPFRLVPPAPMLEYVQQLCNEEGISVEPGVLALVVRAGGGSPRDTLSLLDQLIAGSEGSAIDYERAVALLGYTHGALLDEVIDAIGSHDAAGAFAAADRVVQTGQDPRRFVEDLLERLRDLIVVAASTPEAAAAVLRGVPEDELARMAVQARAFGPAELSRVADLVSQTLTEMTGATSPRLHLELMLARVLVPASDDTARGALARVERLERQVGAGGAAASPAAATETVDQSARRADSPARPAAASVAAEPARPSRGAEPMAEPARVAEVLEAAMPEQRAAAERPAAPEAPAAAEASAAAAEPPTARATADASPTAPAFTRPSGPITVQQMRDAWPEVLNVLQRKKRTAWMAALTAQVLEYRTDEAVLVLGFTSAGDVEGLRSGTGSQNSAELLRAAIDEVLGVTVKFIPRVIGGGGPGGAARPETPSAPPSRPAGDAGTTPVAAPATAAGATGATRSGTSASESTSAADLAPSTTSAGASAPSGPVDSWATVAIPRDPEGDTDAASVTPTARTATALAERPESTPAEQTTRQTATAVSAAARPVAAGDVPDYVPDDADAPPADDEPPFDPGPEPESFDSAPPVAPRSASAEPAVAARASAPSRPRPAASTTDGGIQRYGEAVVREVLGATFLEEIEVPGRGFGERA